In a single window of the Hirundo rustica isolate bHirRus1 chromosome 7, bHirRus1.pri.v3, whole genome shotgun sequence genome:
- the NXPH2 gene encoding neurexophilin-2 has translation MVPLQPLPLVVVQGVLQLVFCDTSRVVQAADVLDWEDKDAAETLVDNVVHSRIINPLRLFVKPSPVLKHGQVSYSGSIENFWDWLSNITEVQESLARTKRRPIVKTGKFKKMFGWGDFHSNIKTVKLNLLITGKIVDHGNGTFSVYFRHNSTGLGNVSVSLVPPSKVVEFEPSPQSTLETKESKSFNCRIEYEKTDRAKKTALCNFDPSKICYQEQTQSHVSWLCSKPFKVICIYIAFYSVDYKLVQKVCPDYNYHSETPYLSSG, from the coding sequence GTGTTCTGTGACACCAGTCGGGTCGTACAAGCCGCGGACGTGCTGGACTGGGAAGACAAGGATGCTGCAGAGACACTGGTTGACAACGTGGTCCATTCCAGGATCATCAACCCTCTACGTCTCTTTGTTAAGCCATCTCCAGTGCTGAAACACGGCCAGGTGTCCTACTCGGGCAGCATAGAAAACTTTTGGGATTGGTTGTCCAACATCACGGAGGTTCAGGAATCTCTGGCACGAACTAAACGCAGACCTATCGTAAAAACTGGGAAATTCAAGAAAATGTTTGGATGGGGCGACTTCCACTCCAACATCAAAACTGTAAAGCTGAACCTCCTGATCACGGGGAAAATCGTCGATCACGGCAATGGAACCTTCAGCGTTTACTTCCGACATAACTCCACGGGTCTGGGGAATGTTTCTGTCAGCCTGGTCCCGCCTTCCAAAGTGGTCGAGTTTGAACCATCTCCACAGTCCACGCTGGAGACCAAGGAGTCCAAGTCCTTCAACTGCCGCATCGAGTACGAGAAAACAGACCGTGCTAAAAAAACTGCCTTGTGCAACTTTGACCCTTCCAAGATCTGCTACCAAGAGCAGACCCAAAGCCATGTCTCCTGGTTGTGTTCCAAACCCTTCAAAGTCATCTGCATTTACATCGCTTTCTACAGCGTAGATTACAAACTGGTGCAGAAGGTCTGTCCCGACTACAACTACCACAGCGAGACGCCGTACCTGTCCTCCGGCTGA